The region CACTCGAGGCAGGCCACGAGGGAATCATGCTCAAGAACCCCGACTCGACGTACTCACCGGGTCGGCGCGGGAAGAACTGGCGCAAGCGCAAACCCGACATCGAGACGCTCGACTGCGTCGTCACGGGCGCGGAGTGGGGCGAAGGCCGACGGGCAACCTTCCTCGGGACGTTCGAACTCTCGGTCTGGAACGGTGACGACCTCGAGACTGTCGGGAAAGTCGCGACGGGCATTACGGATGAAAAACTCGAGGAACTCACGGACCTGCTCGAGCCCCACGTCACGGCTGAGGACGGCCAGGAGGTCGACCTCGAGCCAGCAGTTGTCTTCGAGGTGGGCTACGAGGAGATTCAGACCTCGCCGACGTACTCGTCGGGCTACGCGCTTCGATTCCCGCGATTTCTGGCGGTTCGATCAGATAAGGAGCCAGCAGATGCAGAAACGCTCGAGCGAGTTGAATCCCTGCGTTCGGCGTGACTGACCGGGTCGACTGGTTACTCCATGAACCGGTCGAGCGTCGTATCGACACCGTCCCGAACCTCACTGACTAGCGCACCATCGATATCGAGTCCGAGCACGTCGACGGCCGCGTGGCCGACGGATTCGCGCATCTCGTCCGGACAGTAAACGCCGAGTCGCCACTGCGAGTACTGTGCAGCCCGTAGCGCGGCGACAAGCGGTGACTGTTGGCCAAGCGAGCGAACCTCACCGTTGACCATCACGCGCGTCGTCGACTCGGTCATTGACGGCCGGCGTGGAACGTCGATAATGACGCTTTCTGGGTCAACGCTGGCGATTTCTGCAATCTCGCGTTCGAACGCTCGCACTTCTTCGTGGCCGCTTTCGATCACACCGCCCGGAACGTCATCGATTTCGGCCCAGACGGCTCGCTTGAACAGGTCTCGCTCGTCTAATCGACGGGAGAACTCACTCGTTGTCTCGCTCGAGCGAAGCGCGACGAGCAAGTCGGCATCGTCCATTCGCTGCAGCGTTGCAGCGTCCGTTTCAGTCTGCTCGAGGAGTCGTTCGGCCGCGCGCCGGAGCATGGCCTTGCTGATTCGGGCGACGCTATGGCTGTAGACGGTCGGATTCATCAACGCGCGTGCGACGAGCAGACTCTCTGCGGCCTGGACGTTCCCCTCAGCTAAGACGAGTTCGCCGTCGACGAACGCGAGTTCGCGCAGCAGTCGCTCGTGGTCGATCGTCCCGTAGGGAACGCCAGTATGGTGGGCGTCCCGGACGAGGTAGTCCATCCGGTCAACGTCGAGTTCACCCGAGACGATCTGACCGAACCGGCCATCACCCGCGATTAGCCCCGCAACTCGGGCTGGCTCGAGGTTGTGGGATCGCAACACATCGCCGACAGCGCCGTCTGCGAGCAGATCGTG is a window of Natronolimnobius sp. AArcel1 DNA encoding:
- a CDS encoding HD domain-containing protein, which encodes MKVIKDSVHDHIRVDGVARDLLDTPEVQRLRRITQLGTVSFVYPSANHTRFEHSLGVYHLACKALENLDIDGQQADRVQAAALLHDVGHGPFSHNLESLTYRETGRYHDDVHDLLADGAVGDVLRSHNLEPARVAGLIAGDGRFGQIVSGELDVDRMDYLVRDAHHTGVPYGTIDHERLLRELAFVDGELVLAEGNVQAAESLLVARALMNPTVYSHSVARISKAMLRRAAERLLEQTETDAATLQRMDDADLLVALRSSETTSEFSRRLDERDLFKRAVWAEIDDVPGGVIESGHEEVRAFEREIAEIASVDPESVIIDVPRRPSMTESTTRVMVNGEVRSLGQQSPLVAALRAAQYSQWRLGVYCPDEMRESVGHAAVDVLGLDIDGALVSEVRDGVDTTLDRFME